Proteins encoded by one window of Anaeromyxobacter sp.:
- the aspS gene encoding aspartate--tRNA ligase has protein sequence MARFITELKRTHSCGQLTKAEEGQEVILFGWVNNRRDHGGAVFIDLRDREGVTQVVFEEDVRPEVHDLAGQLRLEYCVGVRGKVVSRGGNVNSKLRTGEIEVHAFELEIFNRSEPTPFQIEEKLDTAEEKRLQYRFLDLRRAPLQRSLMTRARVNHLTRNYFTDKGFLELETPFMVKYTPGGARNFLVPSRLNPGKFYALAESPQLFKQLYMIAGFDKYFQIVRCFRDEDLRLDRQPEFTQIDVEMSFVVQDDIFDAIEGLIVKLWKEVLGVEIPRPFQRMPFYESMDRYGNDKPDLRFGMEHVVLTDLVRQHDGGGVPLLKEAVEAKGLVKGMKVPASANLSRTEIDKLEEYVKGMGSKGLARAKVGEGGEWTQSPFAKTITAELRQAINAACGAAPGDLLLFQFGKESVVQTVMANLRLHLGKRMGLIPEYGSGGSWRFLWVINPPLFEFDEESGQWAAAHHAFTRPHDECLQYLETDPGKVDCYRYDCVLNGFEIGGGSIRLHDPAVQARVFKAMGISDEDARSKFGFLLDALKMGAPPHGGIALGMDRLVMLLTGAESLRDVVAWPKSQKGTDLMTGAPGDVDPKQLRDLYVKSTVEPST, from the coding sequence GTGGCGCGCTTCATCACCGAGCTCAAGCGGACCCACAGCTGTGGACAGCTGACCAAGGCGGAGGAGGGGCAGGAGGTCATCCTCTTCGGCTGGGTCAACAACCGGCGGGACCACGGCGGCGCGGTCTTCATCGACCTGCGCGACCGCGAGGGCGTGACGCAGGTGGTCTTCGAGGAGGACGTGCGGCCCGAGGTGCACGACCTGGCCGGCCAGCTGCGCCTGGAGTACTGCGTGGGCGTGCGCGGCAAGGTGGTCTCGCGCGGCGGCAACGTCAACTCCAAGCTCAGGACCGGCGAGATCGAGGTCCACGCCTTCGAGCTGGAGATCTTCAACCGCAGCGAGCCGACCCCCTTCCAGATCGAGGAGAAGCTCGACACCGCGGAGGAGAAGCGCCTGCAGTACCGCTTCCTGGACCTGCGGCGGGCCCCGCTGCAGCGCTCCCTGATGACCCGCGCCCGGGTCAACCACCTGACCCGCAACTACTTCACCGACAAGGGGTTCCTCGAGCTCGAGACCCCGTTCATGGTGAAGTACACGCCGGGCGGCGCCCGCAACTTCCTGGTGCCCAGCCGCCTCAACCCCGGCAAGTTCTACGCGCTGGCCGAGAGCCCGCAGCTCTTCAAGCAGCTCTACATGATCGCGGGCTTCGACAAGTACTTCCAGATCGTGCGCTGCTTCCGCGACGAGGACCTGCGCCTCGACCGCCAGCCCGAGTTCACCCAGATCGACGTGGAGATGTCCTTCGTGGTCCAGGACGACATCTTCGACGCCATCGAGGGGCTGATCGTGAAGCTCTGGAAGGAGGTGCTGGGGGTCGAGATCCCGCGCCCGTTCCAGCGCATGCCCTTCTACGAGTCGATGGACCGGTACGGCAACGACAAGCCCGACCTGCGCTTCGGCATGGAGCACGTGGTGCTCACCGACCTGGTGCGGCAGCACGACGGCGGCGGCGTGCCGCTGCTCAAGGAGGCGGTCGAGGCCAAGGGCCTCGTCAAGGGCATGAAGGTGCCGGCCTCCGCCAACCTCTCGCGCACCGAGATCGACAAGCTGGAGGAGTACGTCAAGGGCATGGGCTCGAAGGGGCTGGCCCGCGCCAAGGTGGGCGAGGGCGGGGAGTGGACCCAGTCACCCTTCGCCAAGACCATCACCGCCGAGCTGCGCCAGGCCATCAACGCCGCCTGCGGCGCGGCCCCGGGCGACCTGCTGCTCTTCCAGTTCGGCAAGGAGTCGGTGGTCCAGACCGTCATGGCCAACCTGCGGCTGCACCTCGGCAAGCGCATGGGCCTGATCCCCGAGTACGGCTCGGGCGGGAGCTGGCGCTTCCTCTGGGTCATCAACCCCCCGCTCTTCGAGTTCGACGAGGAGAGCGGCCAGTGGGCCGCGGCCCACCACGCCTTCACCCGGCCGCACGACGAGTGTCTCCAGTACCTCGAGACCGACCCGGGCAAGGTGGACTGCTACCGCTACGACTGCGTGCTCAACGGCTTCGAGATCGGCGGCGGCTCCATCCGCCTGCACGACCCGGCCGTGCAGGCGCGGGTCTTCAAGGCCATGGGCATCTCCGACGAGGACGCCCGGAGCAAGTTCGGCTTCCTGCTCGACGCGCTCAAGATGGGCGCCCCGCCGCACGGCGGCATCGCCCTCGGCATGGACCGCCTGGTCATGCTGCTGACCGGCGCCGAGTCGCTGCGCGACGTGGTGGCCTGGCCCAAGTCGCAGAAGGGCACCGACCTCATGACCGGCGCCCCCGGCGACGTCGACCCCAAGCAGCTGCGCGACCTGTACGTGAAGAGCACGGTGGAGCCGAGCACGTAG
- a CDS encoding YHS domain protein, translated as MTIRVGLEREDFGVEPGEARDGVAVDPVCGQLVQASGAATQAVWHHGRTWHFCGLACQEEFVRMAERIRVVELARRGGLFTPLQRVRWGVA; from the coding sequence GTGACGATTCGAGTCGGTCTGGAGCGCGAGGACTTCGGCGTGGAGCCTGGCGAGGCGCGCGACGGCGTGGCGGTCGACCCGGTCTGCGGGCAGCTGGTCCAGGCCTCGGGCGCCGCCACCCAGGCGGTCTGGCACCACGGCCGCACCTGGCACTTCTGCGGCCTCGCCTGCCAGGAGGAGTTCGTCCGGATGGCCGAGCGGATCCGGGTGGTGGAGCTGGCCCGGCGCGGCGGCCTCTTCACCCCGCTGCAGCGGGTCCGCTGGGGCGTGGCCTGA
- the recJ gene encoding single-stranded-DNA-specific exonuclease RecJ, protein MEGPPAGEGALALGRALGLHPLAARVLAARGHAEPAAATSFLAASLADLPDPFSMKGMEGAVARLARAVAAGERIACYGDYDVDGVTSTVLLAGFLRAAGADVVTYTPHRLVEGYGLNTGAVEKLAAAGVQLVVSLDCGITSVEEVRAAAALGLDTVVVDHHTVPVELPAAAAILNPHQPGCAYPSKELAAVGVTFALVMALRRRLREQGRFGATRPEPNLKDALDLVALGTVADVVPLTGANRVLVRWGLEQIARTRRPGLAALKRVAGLVDGAPVTAGQVGFRLGPRINAAGRLDDAGRGVRLLLDADQATGRALAEELDRENQARQEIERTMLEEALLDAAAAVARGARGLVLSRPGWHPGVVGIVAARVAERFHRPAVLIGVAEGVGKGSGRSIEGFHLYDALATCQGHLARFGGHRHAAGVTIEPARVAAFREAFEAHAGAALTEEQLTPRCRIDGWVQAGDLTARAAEDLEKLGPYGAGHPEPVFALRADASQARTVGAEQQHLKLTVGKGLDAIGFGLGGHAALCRGPVEVAFTFGFDDWNGLRRLQLKVRDVRAAG, encoded by the coding sequence ATCGAAGGGCCCCCCGCCGGCGAGGGGGCCCTGGCCCTGGGGCGCGCGCTGGGGCTGCACCCCCTGGCGGCCCGGGTGCTGGCGGCCCGCGGGCATGCCGAGCCAGCCGCCGCCACCAGCTTCCTGGCCGCCAGCCTGGCCGACCTGCCCGACCCGTTCAGCATGAAGGGGATGGAAGGGGCGGTGGCGCGCCTGGCCCGCGCGGTGGCGGCCGGGGAGCGCATCGCCTGCTACGGCGACTACGACGTGGACGGCGTCACCTCCACGGTGCTGCTGGCCGGGTTCCTGCGCGCCGCCGGGGCCGACGTGGTCACCTACACGCCCCACCGGCTGGTGGAGGGCTACGGGCTCAACACCGGGGCGGTGGAGAAGCTGGCGGCCGCCGGGGTCCAGCTGGTGGTCAGCCTGGACTGCGGCATCACCTCGGTGGAGGAGGTGCGCGCCGCCGCGGCGCTGGGGCTCGACACGGTGGTGGTGGACCACCACACCGTGCCGGTGGAGCTGCCGGCGGCGGCCGCCATCCTGAACCCGCACCAGCCGGGCTGCGCCTACCCCTCCAAGGAGCTGGCGGCGGTGGGGGTCACCTTCGCGCTGGTGATGGCGCTGCGCCGGCGCCTGCGCGAGCAGGGGCGCTTCGGCGCCACCCGCCCCGAGCCCAACCTGAAGGACGCCCTCGACCTGGTGGCGCTCGGCACGGTGGCCGACGTGGTGCCGCTCACCGGCGCCAACCGGGTCCTGGTCCGCTGGGGCCTGGAGCAGATCGCCCGCACCCGGCGCCCCGGCCTGGCGGCCCTGAAGCGGGTGGCCGGCCTGGTGGACGGCGCGCCGGTGACGGCCGGGCAGGTGGGCTTCCGGCTCGGGCCGCGCATCAACGCGGCCGGCCGGCTCGACGACGCCGGCCGCGGGGTGCGCCTGCTGCTCGACGCCGACCAGGCCACCGGGCGGGCGCTGGCCGAGGAGCTGGACCGCGAGAACCAGGCCCGGCAGGAGATCGAGCGGACCATGCTCGAGGAGGCCCTGCTGGACGCCGCCGCGGCGGTGGCGCGGGGCGCCCGCGGGCTGGTGCTGTCCCGCCCCGGCTGGCACCCGGGCGTGGTGGGCATCGTGGCGGCGCGGGTGGCCGAGCGCTTCCACCGGCCGGCGGTCCTGATCGGGGTGGCCGAGGGGGTGGGCAAGGGCAGCGGGCGCTCCATCGAGGGGTTCCACCTCTACGACGCGCTGGCCACCTGCCAGGGGCACCTGGCCCGCTTCGGCGGCCACCGGCACGCCGCCGGCGTCACCATCGAGCCGGCGCGGGTGGCCGCCTTCCGCGAGGCCTTCGAGGCGCACGCCGGCGCGGCCCTCACCGAGGAGCAGCTCACGCCGCGCTGCCGCATCGACGGGTGGGTGCAGGCCGGCGACCTGACCGCCCGGGCCGCCGAGGACCTGGAGAAGCTCGGCCCCTACGGCGCCGGCCACCCCGAGCCGGTCTTCGCCCTGCGCGCCGACGCCAGCCAGGCCCGCACCGTGGGGGCCGAGCAGCAGCACCTCAAGCTGACCGTGGGGAAGGGGCTGGACGCCATCGGCTTCGGGCTGGGCGGCCACGCCGCGCTCTGCCGCGGGCCGGTGGAGGTGGCCTTCACCTTCGGCTTCGACGACTGGAACGGCCTGAGGCGGCTGCAGCTCAAGGTGCGGGACGTGCGGGCGGCGGGGTAG
- the secF gene encoding protein translocase subunit SecF, whose amino-acid sequence MQFKTFDILPHGTTFDFVGKRRIAVVLSLIVNLTVILWALPAIHGLNFGVDFAGGTEMEVKFGEALDPGAIRKSIEELGFKDASVQVYGAESENTFLIRVGRIALMGEADVKRVEEAVKAKLPVASTSFNAEIGDKIDFQFTGPVAVADLQAAVEGAGIKVREVREEAGLTAGTKSYAVITQGIREKVEHDLNARFATATPEVRRVEFVGPAVGRELRNQGFKAILYAMALIVVYIGLRFDFRFSPGVIIAIVHDAIVTLGYFAFTGREFNLTSIAVILTVVGYSVNDTVVVYDRIRENQTKYKGKSLGDMVNLAINETLGRTFLTSFATALSLVGLLVFGVGTIFDFAFAMLIGIVSGTYSTWFIAAPMTIWLEERAAKRKAGPQQPAVATK is encoded by the coding sequence ATGCAATTCAAGACCTTCGACATCCTGCCGCACGGCACCACCTTCGACTTCGTCGGCAAGCGCCGCATCGCGGTGGTGCTGTCCCTCATCGTCAACCTGACCGTCATCCTCTGGGCGCTGCCGGCCATCCACGGCCTGAACTTCGGCGTGGACTTCGCCGGCGGCACCGAGATGGAGGTCAAGTTCGGCGAGGCCCTCGACCCCGGCGCCATCCGCAAGAGCATCGAGGAGCTGGGCTTCAAGGACGCCTCGGTGCAGGTCTACGGCGCCGAGTCCGAGAACACCTTCCTGATCCGCGTCGGCCGCATCGCCCTGATGGGCGAGGCCGACGTCAAGCGGGTCGAGGAGGCGGTCAAGGCCAAGCTGCCGGTGGCCTCCACCTCCTTCAACGCCGAGATCGGCGACAAGATCGACTTCCAGTTCACCGGTCCGGTGGCGGTGGCCGACCTGCAGGCGGCCGTGGAGGGCGCCGGCATCAAGGTGCGCGAGGTCCGCGAGGAGGCCGGCCTGACCGCCGGCACCAAGTCCTACGCGGTCATCACCCAGGGCATCCGCGAGAAGGTGGAGCACGATCTCAACGCCCGCTTCGCCACCGCCACGCCCGAGGTGCGGCGCGTCGAGTTCGTCGGCCCGGCGGTGGGGCGCGAGCTGCGCAACCAGGGGTTCAAGGCCATCCTCTACGCCATGGCCCTGATCGTGGTGTACATCGGCCTGCGCTTCGACTTCCGCTTCAGCCCGGGCGTCATCATCGCCATCGTCCACGACGCCATCGTCACCCTGGGCTACTTCGCCTTCACCGGCCGCGAGTTCAACCTGACCTCCATCGCGGTGATCCTCACGGTGGTGGGCTACTCGGTGAACGACACCGTGGTGGTCTACGACCGCATCCGCGAGAACCAGACCAAGTACAAGGGCAAGTCGCTCGGCGACATGGTCAACCTGGCCATCAACGAGACCCTGGGCCGGACCTTCCTGACCTCGTTCGCCACCGCCCTGTCGCTGGTGGGCCTGCTCGTCTTCGGCGTCGGCACCATCTTCGACTTCGCCTTCGCCATGCTGATCGGCATCGTCTCCGGCACCTACTCCACCTGGTTCATCGCCGCGCCGATGACCATCTGGCTGGAGGAGCGGGCCGCCAAGCGGAAGGCCGGGCCGCAGCAGCCCGCGGTGGCCACCAAGTAG
- the secD gene encoding protein translocase subunit SecD yields MERNWSWRVGLVVAVALFSIWQLVPSWYYFKLPPDQRLGEVYDASVPGWAPDARKHINLGLDLQGGIHLAMGVDVDRAVKAKIARRADEIAEHLKTKGLAFTAAAPDASGLRIAVATTAPAEVEKEALDFYGAELYAPGGSPAGQVLFAFKDQVLREFKGKAVEQAEKTIRNRVDKWGVSEPDIKRKANNQIQIQLPGFKDPEKAKDLLGRTAQLEFKICDDENAVLDQLQSKLPPCQSTRAGLTFPLPAGGCWTVEGIELPSGGSRQALLLAAEKRPELEAAIAQHVTPLIDPAKNVIGIGEGEVSTDLVRNTYYRTYLIRAKTELTGDYIADARASVDNSGPGQGKPVVTFTMSPDGARLMEKLTTTNLRRRMATVLDDKVETAPYIQGTISSNGQITLGSSSDYNRLFEEANAIALVLKAGALPAPVTIFEERTVGATLGPELVKKGTLAALVGLAAVLLFMALYYRVSGLVADVALLLNGLLVLAVMSMIGTTLTLPGIAGFVLTLGIAVDANVLINERIREEMRAGRTVKQSVQAGYDKVFWTIVDSHVTTLVAAVVLMQYGSGPVRGFAVALAIGLIASMFTSIVVTRVIMEYLTRHESARLSV; encoded by the coding sequence ATGGAACGGAACTGGTCGTGGCGCGTCGGCCTGGTGGTCGCCGTCGCCCTCTTCTCGATCTGGCAGCTGGTCCCCAGCTGGTACTACTTCAAGCTCCCGCCGGACCAGCGGCTCGGCGAGGTGTACGACGCCTCGGTGCCCGGCTGGGCGCCCGACGCGCGCAAGCACATCAACCTGGGCCTGGACCTGCAGGGCGGCATCCACCTGGCCATGGGCGTGGACGTCGATCGGGCCGTCAAGGCCAAGATCGCGCGGCGCGCCGACGAGATCGCCGAGCACCTCAAGACCAAGGGGCTGGCCTTCACCGCCGCGGCGCCGGACGCCAGCGGCCTGCGCATCGCGGTGGCCACCACCGCGCCCGCCGAGGTCGAGAAGGAGGCGCTGGACTTCTACGGCGCCGAGCTCTACGCGCCGGGCGGCTCGCCCGCCGGCCAGGTCCTGTTCGCCTTCAAGGACCAGGTGCTGCGCGAGTTCAAGGGCAAGGCCGTCGAGCAGGCCGAGAAGACCATCCGCAACCGCGTCGACAAGTGGGGCGTCAGCGAGCCCGACATCAAGCGCAAGGCCAACAACCAGATCCAGATCCAGCTGCCGGGCTTCAAGGATCCGGAGAAGGCCAAGGACCTGCTGGGCCGCACCGCGCAGCTCGAGTTCAAGATCTGCGACGACGAGAACGCGGTGCTGGACCAGCTCCAGTCCAAGCTGCCCCCCTGCCAGAGCACCCGCGCCGGGCTGACCTTCCCCCTGCCGGCCGGCGGCTGCTGGACGGTGGAGGGCATCGAGCTGCCCAGCGGCGGGTCGCGCCAGGCCCTGCTGCTGGCCGCCGAGAAGCGCCCCGAGCTCGAGGCGGCCATCGCCCAGCACGTGACGCCCCTCATCGACCCGGCCAAGAACGTCATCGGCATCGGCGAGGGCGAGGTGAGCACCGACCTGGTGCGCAACACCTACTACCGGACCTACCTGATCCGCGCCAAGACCGAGCTGACCGGTGACTACATCGCCGACGCCCGCGCCTCGGTGGACAACAGCGGCCCCGGGCAGGGCAAGCCGGTGGTGACCTTCACCATGTCGCCGGACGGCGCGCGCCTCATGGAGAAGCTGACCACCACCAACCTGCGCCGGCGCATGGCCACCGTGCTGGACGACAAGGTGGAGACCGCCCCCTACATCCAGGGCACCATCTCCTCCAACGGCCAGATCACGCTGGGCTCCAGCAGCGACTACAACCGGCTCTTCGAGGAGGCCAACGCCATCGCGCTGGTCCTCAAGGCGGGCGCGCTGCCGGCCCCGGTCACCATCTTCGAGGAGCGCACCGTGGGCGCCACCCTCGGGCCCGAGCTGGTCAAGAAGGGCACCCTGGCGGCGCTGGTCGGGCTGGCCGCGGTGCTGCTCTTCATGGCCCTCTACTACCGGGTCTCCGGCCTGGTGGCCGACGTGGCCCTGCTGCTCAACGGCCTGCTGGTGCTGGCCGTCATGTCGATGATCGGCACCACCCTGACGCTGCCCGGCATCGCCGGCTTCGTGCTCACCCTGGGCATCGCGGTGGACGCCAACGTGCTCATCAACGAGCGCATCCGCGAGGAGATGCGCGCCGGCCGCACCGTCAAGCAGTCGGTGCAGGCGGGCTACGACAAGGTCTTCTGGACCATCGTCGACTCCCACGTCACCACCCTGGTGGCCGCGGTGGTCCTCATGCAGTACGGCTCGGGCCCGGTGCGCGGGTTCGCGGTGGCGCTGGCCATCGGCCTCATCGCCTCGATGTTCACGTCCATCGTGGTGACCCGCGTCATCATGGAATACCTCACGCGCCACGAGTCGGCGCGTCTCTCCGTGTAG
- the yajC gene encoding preprotein translocase subunit YajC, with the protein MVPVLHAFLSQTAEAQPAPNPLVQFLPFILIAVVFYFVFFRPQQKQAKEHQGFLAGLAKGTEVVTQGGLIGTVVLVEDRTVTLDVGGGNKVRVLKGNVVGAWQEKLPASPAKQEKK; encoded by the coding sequence ATGGTTCCCGTCCTCCACGCTTTCCTCTCGCAGACCGCGGAGGCGCAGCCGGCGCCCAACCCGCTGGTCCAGTTCCTGCCGTTCATCCTCATCGCGGTGGTGTTCTACTTCGTCTTCTTCCGCCCCCAGCAGAAGCAGGCCAAGGAGCACCAGGGCTTCCTGGCGGGTCTCGCCAAGGGCACCGAGGTGGTGACGCAGGGCGGGCTCATCGGCACGGTGGTCCTGGTCGAGGACCGGACCGTGACCCTGGACGTGGGGGGCGGCAACAAGGTCCGCGTCCTCAAGGGCAACGTGGTGGGCGCCTGGCAGGAGAAGCTGCCGGCCTCACCCGCCAAGCAGGAGAAGAAGTAG
- the tgt gene encoding tRNA guanosine(34) transglycosylase Tgt: MIRYQLLATDGAARRGRLHSARGTVETPVFMPVGTAASVKTLEPRDLEAMGARIVLGNTYHLFLRPGHQLIEKLGGLHRFMAWTGLTLTDSGGFQVFSLGERAEKAGGGAPRPGPGLVTIAEEGVTFRSHLDGSKQFLSPERATDIQLALGADVIMAFDECPPSLADRAYHEQSLARTQRWLVRCRHAWQVGSGRRADAGLTPSALFGIAQGGLFPDLRARAIEEAAALDLPGYALGGYAVGETPATMWEGVARDAPLLPADRPRYLMGVGTPEDLLAGIAAGIDMFDCVLPTRTARNGLLFTSQGRLNVKNARFTEDQRPLDEACGCHTCRTHTRAYLRHLFRADELTGLRLNSIHNVHYYLALMADARAAIEAGRFEAFRAERTAAWRAGLDG, translated from the coding sequence GTGATCCGCTACCAGCTCCTGGCCACCGACGGCGCGGCGCGCCGCGGCCGGCTCCACTCCGCGCGCGGCACGGTGGAGACGCCGGTCTTCATGCCGGTGGGCACCGCCGCCAGCGTCAAGACGCTGGAGCCGCGCGACCTGGAGGCCATGGGCGCGCGCATCGTGCTCGGGAACACCTACCACCTGTTCCTCCGGCCCGGGCACCAGCTCATCGAGAAGCTGGGCGGGCTGCACCGCTTCATGGCCTGGACCGGCCTGACCCTCACCGACTCGGGCGGCTTCCAGGTCTTCAGCCTGGGCGAGCGGGCCGAGAAGGCCGGCGGCGGCGCCCCGCGGCCCGGCCCGGGGCTGGTGACCATCGCCGAGGAGGGGGTCACCTTCCGCTCCCACCTGGACGGCTCGAAGCAGTTCCTCTCGCCGGAGCGGGCCACCGACATCCAGCTGGCCCTGGGCGCCGACGTGATCATGGCCTTCGACGAGTGCCCGCCCTCGCTGGCCGACCGCGCCTACCACGAGCAGTCGCTGGCCCGCACCCAGCGCTGGCTGGTGCGCTGCCGCCACGCCTGGCAGGTGGGCTCGGGCCGCCGCGCCGACGCCGGGCTCACCCCCTCGGCCCTGTTCGGCATCGCCCAGGGCGGCCTCTTCCCGGACCTGCGGGCCAGGGCCATCGAGGAGGCGGCGGCCCTGGACCTGCCCGGGTACGCCCTGGGCGGCTACGCGGTGGGCGAGACGCCGGCCACCATGTGGGAGGGGGTGGCGCGCGACGCCCCGCTCCTGCCGGCCGACCGGCCCCGCTACCTGATGGGGGTCGGGACGCCGGAGGACCTGCTGGCCGGCATCGCCGCCGGCATCGACATGTTCGACTGCGTCCTGCCCACCCGCACCGCCCGCAACGGCCTGCTCTTCACCAGCCAAGGGCGGCTCAACGTGAAGAACGCCCGCTTCACCGAGGACCAGCGCCCCCTCGACGAGGCCTGCGGCTGCCACACCTGCCGCACCCACACCCGGGCCTACCTGCGCCACCTGTTCCGGGCCGACGAGCTGACCGGCCTCAGGCTCAACTCCATCCACAACGTGCACTACTACCTGGCGCTGATGGCGGACGCCCGGGCCGCCATCGAGGCCGGGCGCTTCGAGGCCTTCCGGGCCGAGCGGACCGCCGCCTGGAGGGCGGGCCTCGACGGGTGA
- a CDS encoding PilZ domain-containing protein, protein MQSVAVNLEPPQYLAGWRPETGVLFLPALSESRVGDQVAVRVGIYGQAIRATVFGKVSMVRRVGRPALPPGVELTLDRASQPAAGFLAMAARGEPVSFRERFPRYAVERRVPVTHGDTVQDTTTLNLSEGGCAVRWAGQLPLVGDVLQLRLGEGLFAPSARVVVCWNQPGGPVERSVGLRVIAEGRAGKAWRALVADVARSGARAA, encoded by the coding sequence GTGCAGAGCGTGGCCGTCAACCTGGAGCCGCCGCAGTACCTCGCCGGGTGGCGCCCCGAGACGGGGGTGCTGTTCCTGCCCGCGCTCTCGGAGTCCCGCGTCGGCGACCAGGTGGCGGTGCGGGTCGGCATCTACGGGCAGGCCATCCGCGCCACCGTCTTCGGCAAGGTCTCGATGGTCAGGCGGGTGGGACGCCCGGCGCTGCCGCCCGGGGTGGAGCTGACCCTCGACCGGGCCAGCCAGCCGGCCGCCGGGTTCCTGGCCATGGCGGCGCGCGGCGAGCCGGTCAGCTTCCGCGAGCGCTTCCCGCGCTACGCCGTGGAGCGGCGCGTCCCGGTGACCCACGGCGACACCGTGCAGGACACCACCACCTTGAACCTCTCCGAGGGCGGCTGCGCCGTCCGCTGGGCCGGCCAGCTCCCGCTGGTGGGCGACGTGCTGCAGCTCCGGCTGGGCGAGGGGCTCTTCGCCCCGTCGGCCCGCGTGGTGGTCTGCTGGAACCAGCCCGGGGGCCCGGTGGAGCGGAGCGTGGGCCTGCGCGTCATCGCCGAGGGGCGGGCCGGCAAGGCCTGGCGCGCCCTGGTGGCCGACGTGGCCCGGTCGGGCGCCCGCGCCGCGTAG
- the queA gene encoding tRNA preQ1(34) S-adenosylmethionine ribosyltransferase-isomerase QueA gives MEVSDFDYPLPEELIAQAPVSPRDASRLLCLAGTGPTDHRAFADLPDLLQPGDLVVFNDTRVIPARLVGVKEGTGGKVEMLLVDPVGGDLPRRWRAMGQAAKPIREGARLRFGELLAVVERVEGEGFYALLLDREGPALEAALAVAGRLPLPPYIRRAPTADDAERYQTVFARRPGSAAAPTAGLHFTPEVLARLEARGVARAAVTLHVGPGTFLPVRGESLEQHRMHEERFEVGAATVEAVAACRGRGGRVVAVGTTAVRTLESAFCDGRLQAGAGRTALFIRPGHTFGVVDALVTNFHLPRSTLLMLVCAFGGRERVLAAYAEAVSCRYRFFSYGDAMLLTRGASTPGPMV, from the coding sequence ATGGAGGTCTCCGACTTCGACTACCCGCTCCCCGAGGAGCTGATCGCCCAGGCGCCGGTGTCGCCGCGCGACGCCTCGCGGCTGCTCTGCCTGGCCGGGACCGGACCTACGGACCACCGCGCCTTCGCCGACCTGCCCGACCTGCTCCAGCCCGGCGACCTGGTGGTCTTCAACGACACGCGGGTCATCCCGGCGCGCCTGGTGGGCGTGAAGGAGGGGACCGGCGGGAAGGTGGAGATGCTGCTGGTCGATCCGGTGGGCGGCGACCTGCCCCGCCGCTGGCGGGCCATGGGCCAGGCGGCCAAGCCCATCCGCGAAGGGGCCCGGCTGCGCTTCGGCGAGCTCCTGGCGGTGGTGGAGCGGGTGGAGGGGGAGGGGTTCTACGCGCTCCTGCTCGACCGGGAGGGGCCGGCGCTGGAGGCGGCCCTGGCGGTGGCCGGCCGCCTGCCGCTGCCGCCCTACATCCGCCGGGCCCCCACGGCCGACGACGCCGAGCGCTACCAGACCGTGTTCGCCCGCCGCCCCGGCAGCGCCGCCGCGCCCACCGCCGGCCTGCACTTCACCCCCGAGGTGCTGGCCAGGCTGGAGGCGCGGGGGGTGGCGCGCGCCGCCGTGACCCTGCACGTGGGGCCTGGCACCTTCCTGCCGGTGCGCGGTGAGTCGTTGGAGCAGCACCGGATGCACGAGGAGCGGTTCGAGGTGGGCGCCGCGACGGTGGAGGCGGTGGCGGCGTGCCGGGGGCGGGGGGGCCGGGTGGTGGCGGTGGGGACCACGGCGGTCCGCACGCTCGAATCGGCCTTCTGCGACGGCCGGTTGCAGGCCGGCGCCGGCCGGACGGCCCTGTTCATCCGTCCGGGGCACACCTTTGGCGTGGTCGATGCCCTGGTCACAAACTTCCACCTCCCGAGATCTACCCTCCTGATGCTGGTCTGCGCCTTCGGAGGCCGCGAACGGGTGCTGGCGGCGTACGCGGAGGCGGTCTCGTGCCGGTACCGGTTCTTCAGCTACGGGGACGCGATGCTCCTCACCCGGGGCGCTTCGACCCCGGGTCCGATGGTGTAG